The genomic segment gttggtcCAACGACTTCACTTAAGCAGTTTgttgagcaatatgataatgccttaaaaagcaagattgagaaggagaacaaagctgattttgcttcatttaactcGTGCTTTCCATTAATCACTGATTgctattttgagaagcaactgcaagaagcatacacaaatgaaatttttaaattgtttcaagatgagttgCGAGGAATGATATATTGCAATCTAACTCTTAATGGTTCACATGGGGCAGTCTGCTCAATTCAGGTGTCTGACATTGTGAAAGGGAAAGAATGCGTGCTTAGAAAGCAAGTCGTATACAATGTTTATTATAACGAAGAAgaatttgacattaaatgcTCTTGTCAGTTGTTCGAGTTCAAGGGGATTATATGTAGGCTCATTTGCAAGGTGTTTCTTGAGAAGAATGTGAAAGACATTCCTTCTAGGTATATTTTATCACGGTGGAGGAAGAACATCAAACGCATGCACACATATGTACTAAATTGTTATGATGACCCACAAACAAGTGAGGAGAAACAACGGTATAATAAATTGTGCTCTCATTTTACTAAAGCCGCAGAATTTGGAGCAGAGTCAAATGACAAATACATCTTCTTGATGAAATGTGTGGATGAGGTAATTGAGAAG from the Dioscorea cayenensis subsp. rotundata cultivar TDr96_F1 unplaced genomic scaffold, TDr96_F1_v2_PseudoChromosome.rev07_lg8_w22 25.fasta BLBR01000641.1, whole genome shotgun sequence genome contains:
- the LOC120254806 gene encoding protein FAR1-RELATED SEQUENCE 6-like isoform X3, which gives rise to MAIQGAVRLVFLNSHHRLYLWHIMKKVPEKLGGLNEYKAIKKILKRITYEVVDIHDFEDTYLKMMAEFNIDKNEWLNSLFKIRDRWAPIYVKGIFWVGMSATQRSESVNAFFDGYVGPTTSLKQFVEQYDNALKSKIEKENKADFASFNSCFPLITDCYFEKQLQEAYTNEIFKLFQDELRGMIYCNLTLNGSHGAVCSIQVSDIVKGKECVLRKQVVYNVYYNEEEFDIKCSCQLFEFKGIICRLICKVFLEKNVKDIPSRYILSRWRKNIKRMHTYVLNCYDDPQTSEEKQRYNKLCSHFTKAAEFGAESNDKYIFLMKCVDEVRSKGRPPSKRKKSKVEEIIIRNKKKKAQTKGHVAQDDHCTQESVVLGLTMWMEKLTRFWGSQGFVF
- the LOC120254806 gene encoding protein FAR1-RELATED SEQUENCE 6-like isoform X2, coding for MAIQGAVRLVFLNSHHRLYLWHIMKKVPEKLGGLNEYKAIKKILKRITYEVVDIHDFEDTYLKMMAEFNIDKNEWLNSLFKIRDRWAPIYVKGIFWVGMSATQRSESVNAFFDGYVGPTTSLKQFVEQYDNALKSKIEKENKADFASFNSCFPLITDCYFEKQLQEAYTNEIFKLFQDELRGMIYCNLTLNGSHGAVCSIQVSDIVKGKECVLRKQVVYNVYYNEEEFDIKCSCQLFEFKGIICRLICKVFLEKNVKDIPSRYILSRWRKNIKRMHTYVLNCYDDPQTSEEKQRYNKLCSHFTKAAEFGAESNDKYIFLMKCVDEVIEKLMGNTTCMEKFTPMSLEATDAPHQNFLTPLKVRSKGRPPSKRKKSKVEEIIIRNKKKKAQTKGHVAQDDHCTQESVVNLNSISINLGFTSQCNDP
- the LOC120254806 gene encoding protein FAR1-RELATED SEQUENCE 6-like isoform X1 yields the protein MAIQGAVRLVFLNSHHRLYLWHIMKKVPEKLGGLNEYKAIKKILKRITYEVVDIHDFEDTYLKMMAEFNIDKNEWLNSLFKIRDRWAPIYVKGIFWVGMSATQRSESVNAFFDGYVGPTTSLKQFVEQYDNALKSKIEKENKADFASFNSCFPLITDCYFEKQLQEAYTNEIFKLFQDELRGMIYCNLTLNGSHGAVCSIQVSDIVKGKECVLRKQVVYNVYYNEEEFDIKCSCQLFEFKGIICRLICKVFLEKNVKDIPSRYILSRWRKNIKRMHTYVLNCYDDPQTSEEKQRYNKLCSHFTKAAEFGAESNDKYIFLMKCVDEVIEKLMGNTTCMEKFTPMSLEATDAPHQNFLTPLKVRSKGRPPSKRKKSKVEEIIIRNKKKKAQTKGHVAQDDHCTQESVVLGLTMWMEKLTRFWGSQGFVF